A segment of the Brevundimonas sp. M20 genome:
GGATGGACGACGGTGAACTGAGCAAAAGCCTGATCGGCTGAAGCGGAAGTCAGGCCGGGTTGGACAGGGTCCGACCCGGCCGCTTTCGTTCTAGACCGAACCGATGGTCCGCAGGCGCGCCTTGGGATGCACCTCGTTCTGGCTCATCACCACCGTCTGGCCGCGGAAGCGTTCAATGATCGAGCGCACGTAGGGCCGGACCTGCGGGCCGGTCAGCAACACCGCCGTCTCGCCCGACATCGCCGCGCGCTCGAATACGTCGCGGACGGCGCGGATGAAGTCCTGCAGCCGCGACGGCGCCATGGCCAGTTGCTTGTCCTCGCCGGGGCCGATCAGGCTCTCGGCGAAGGCCTGTTCCCACTCGGGCGACAGCGTGACGATGGGGAGGGCGCCGTCATCGCCCTTGTGCTGCCAACACAGCTGCCGGGCCAGACGGGCGCGGACGTGCTCGACCAGGGTGGTGACCGAGGTGCTGTGCGGCGCGGCCTCCGCCAGACCTTCCAGAATGGCGCCCAGATCGCGGATGGAGACCTTCTCGCGCAGCAGGGACTGCAGGACGCGTTGCAGGGTCGTGACGGTGACGACCGTGGGGATCAGCTCCTCGACCAGCTTCTTCTCTTCGGTCCCCAGTTCCTTCAGCAGCTTCTGCACCTCGGCGTAGGAGAGCAGGTCCGCCATGTTCTCCTTGAGGATTTCGGTCAGGTGGGTGGTCAGCACCGTCGACGGGTCGACGATGGTGTAGCCGCGGAAGGTCGCTTCCTCGCGCAGGCTTTCATCGATCCAGGTGGCGGGCAGGCCGAAGGCGGGTTCGCGTGTGTGTTCGCCCGGCAGCTCGACCTGACGACCGGCGGGGTCCATCGCCATCAGCGAGCCCAGACGCACCTCGCCACTGCCGGCCTCCATCTCCTTGATGCGAATGGCATAGCCCTGCGTGCCCAGACGCATGTTGTCGAGGATGCGCACCGACGGCATGACGAAGCCGTACTCCTGGGCCAGCGAACGACGCAGGGCCCGGACCTGATCGGTCAGGCGGCGGCCCTCCAGATCGTTGATCAGCGACAGCAGGGAATACCCCAGCTCGATCTTGACCTCGTCGATGGTCAGGGCCGTGCCGATGGGTTCTTCCACATCCTCGGCCGGACCGGAGGCGGTCTGGGCCAGTTCGGCCTCGGTCGGTTGGGGCTTGAGACGGTCGCGACCCAGTCGCCAGGCCAGGAAGCCAGCGCCGGCGGCCAGCGCCATGAAGGGGATGATCGGCATGCCCGGGATCAGGCCAATCAGGGCCGACGAACCGGCGACCACGCCCAGCGAAACCGGGTTGGTGGCCAGCTGGCTGACGAAAGCCTTGTCCGCCGTGCCCTCGACGCCCGCCTTCGACACCAGGAAGCCGGCGGCGATCGAGATGATGATGGCCGGAACCTGGGTCACCAGACCGTCGCCGATGGTCAGCTGGACATAGGTATTGGCCGCGTCGCCGACCGGCATGCCGTGCGAGACCACGCCGATCAGGATACCGCCGATGGCGTTGATGAAGGTGATGATCAGGCCCGCGACGGCGTCGCCGCGCACGAATTTGGACGCACCGTCCATGGCCCCGAAGAAGGTCGATTCCTGCTCCAGCTCCTTGCGGCGCAGCTTGGCCTGGTCCTCGGTGATCAAGCCCGACGACAGGTCGGCGTCGATGGCCATCTGCTTGCCCGGCATGGAGTCCAGGGTGAAGCGGGCGGACACTTCTGCGATCCGGGTCGAACCCTTGGTGATGACGACGAAGTTCACCACCAGAATGATCGCGAAGATGATCACCCCGATGATGAAGTTGCCGCCCATCATCAGCTCGCCGAAGGCGGCGATGACCTGACCGGCGGAGGCGTGACCCTCCTGACCATGGGTCAGGATCAGACGGGTCGAGGCCAGGTTCAGGCCCAGACGGAACAGGGTCGAGACCAGCAGCACCGTCGGGAAGATGGCGAAGTCGAGCGGCCGCTTCATCATCACGGCCGTCATCAGGATCAGCACCGACGACACCAGCGAGAAGGCCAGCAGCAGATCCAGCAGGAATTTCGGGATCGGCAGGATCAGCAGCAGGATGACGCCGATCACGCCGACGGCCATCAGCACTTCGCCGCGCATCAGCCAGCCGCGCATGTCGCCGGCGGTCGGACGGGCGAAGCCGTCCTTCATCAGGATGGGGGCGTCAGTCATGGCTGAACCCTCCCGCTTCCGGGAGGGTGGTCAGGACGCTTCTGCGGTCCGTCGCCAGTGTCATGATCAGGCCGCGTAACCCGAGGCCGCGACGCCCGACTGGGGCGCGGGGATCGACGTGCCCTCGTCGGCGTATTCGTTCAGCTTGTTGCGCAGGGTCCGGATCGAGATACCCAGGATGTTCGCCGCATGGGTGCGGTTGCCCAGGCAGTGCGACAGGGTGTCGAGGATCAGGGTCTTCTCCATCTGCGCGACGGTCTGGCCGACGTGCGAGCGGGTGACGACGTCGGCGGCATGGGCCGCGCGGGCGGCCGGACCGGCGTCAGCGGGGGATGCGCCGTAGGCTCCGGACGTCAGGGGCTGGCCGTCGGGCAGGCGGATGGCCTCCACGTCGATCTCCGGGCCCACCGCGAGCAGCACCGCACGGTGCATCGCGTTTTCCAGCTCGCGGACGTTGCCGTTCCAGCGGTGGCTGATCAGGGCGCGCTTGGCGTCGGCGGAGATCGGACGCACCGGCACGCCGTTGGCGGCGGCGTATTTCTTGACGAAGTGGTCGGCCAGAACGGCGATGTCGCCCGGACGCTCACGCAGGGCGGGCAGGCGCAGGTTCACGACGTTCAGGCGGTACAGCAGGTCTTCGCGGAAGCTGCCCTCGGCGACCGACTTGGCCAGATCGCGGTTCGAGGTGGCGATGATGCGGATGTTGACCGGCACCGGCTTGGCGCCGCCGACACGGTCGATGACCCGCTCCTGAATGGCGCGCAGCAGCTTGGCCTGCAGGCGGACATCCATCTCGGAGATTTCGTCCAGCAGCAGGGTGCCGCCGTCGGCTTCCTCGAACTTGCCGATGCGGCGGGCCATGGCGCCGGTGAACGCCCCCTTCT
Coding sequences within it:
- the flhA gene encoding flagellar biosynthesis protein FlhA — its product is MKDGFARPTAGDMRGWLMRGEVLMAVGVIGVILLLILPIPKFLLDLLLAFSLVSSVLILMTAVMMKRPLDFAIFPTVLLVSTLFRLGLNLASTRLILTHGQEGHASAGQVIAAFGELMMGGNFIIGVIIFAIILVVNFVVITKGSTRIAEVSARFTLDSMPGKQMAIDADLSSGLITEDQAKLRRKELEQESTFFGAMDGASKFVRGDAVAGLIITFINAIGGILIGVVSHGMPVGDAANTYVQLTIGDGLVTQVPAIIISIAAGFLVSKAGVEGTADKAFVSQLATNPVSLGVVAGSSALIGLIPGMPIIPFMALAAGAGFLAWRLGRDRLKPQPTEAELAQTASGPAEDVEEPIGTALTIDEVKIELGYSLLSLINDLEGRRLTDQVRALRRSLAQEYGFVMPSVRILDNMRLGTQGYAIRIKEMEAGSGEVRLGSLMAMDPAGRQVELPGEHTREPAFGLPATWIDESLREEATFRGYTIVDPSTVLTTHLTEILKENMADLLSYAEVQKLLKELGTEEKKLVEELIPTVVTVTTLQRVLQSLLREKVSIRDLGAILEGLAEAAPHSTSVTTLVEHVRARLARQLCWQHKGDDGALPIVTLSPEWEQAFAESLIGPGEDKQLAMAPSRLQDFIRAVRDVFERAAMSGETAVLLTGPQVRPYVRSIIERFRGQTVVMSQNEVHPKARLRTIGSV
- a CDS encoding sigma-54 dependent transcriptional regulator produces the protein MRLLVVGRLSGQLATAVKMAMAHGAKVQHVERGDQATEQLRRGQGADLLMVDYRVDIAALISANENERIHVPVVACGVDADAVDAANAIRAGAKEFIPLPPEADLIAAVLSAVADDERPMISADPSMKHVIQLADQVARSEASILITGESGVGKEVMARYLHSGSRRAERPFISVNCAAIPDNLLESELFGHEKGAFTGAMARRIGKFEEADGGTLLLDEISEMDVRLQAKLLRAIQERVIDRVGGAKPVPVNIRIIATSNRDLAKSVAEGSFREDLLYRLNVVNLRLPALRERPGDIAVLADHFVKKYAAANGVPVRPISADAKRALISHRWNGNVRELENAMHRAVLLAVGPEIDVEAIRLPDGQPLTSGAYGASPADAGPAARAAHAADVVTRSHVGQTVAQMEKTLILDTLSHCLGNRTHAANILGISIRTLRNKLNEYADEGTSIPAPQSGVAASGYAA